The genomic segment AAGCTTCCGCGAAGCCAAAGCTCCGTTGAATAATCCGGAGGAGATGACGAACGCTTCCGAATTTGCATCCCGGTTCAAGTGCTTGGATTAAGCCGCGATGAACCTGTCTGCGACATTCAAAGAAATTGTCGCTTGGGGGAGCGGTTTCCTCGCAACTCTTGAAAGAAGCGCAAATTCATTGCGCGCGCCCAAGAAAGAAATTCATGCGGGATTTTATGGTGCGGCCGGAGAGATTTGAACTCAGGATTTGGCAGTCATACCGACTTGATTTCAAACAGTTTTTTTCTTTGTCCTGATTGCCCTGTGTACCACCACTGGGGACCAGCTAAGTCACTTAGTCTTGCAGATTTGTATGTCGATGTGAAGCTAGCAGTTTCGCCTTTCAATCATGCCAATGCTGTTCGCAAGAGCTTTGCCGCTTGGAGTACTATTTCAAAACCCAAATTAACCAGAAGGCGCACTGCGCATGAATGCAACCGTCTTGCAACTAAATGTCTTTTGATGTCTAGTGACGAGCGTAAGGTTCGGGAGGCGCAAGTTGTTCGCAAAGTTCAAATATGAGCGTATAGCTCTATCACTTATCAAATTGGACGAGAAGAACCCCAGAATTGTCACTCTTGAGCACTTGAAGTCCCAAGAAGCAATTGTCGAATATTTGTTTGAGCATGAGGCGCTTTCCGCATTCCTCAAAAAAATTGCTACCGAAGGTAGGAACCAAGGAGCAGAGCGGCCTTACATTGTAAAATCTGGCAAAGAGTATGTGGTTGTCGAGGGTAATACGCGGATCGCAGCATACAAGCTCCTAACCGGACAACTGAAGCCACCTGAGCATTATGCTAGCGCGGTGCCGCATTTACCCGGGCCGATACGGGACGAATTGCTAAGCGTTGATTGCACCATAGCGCCCTCGCGCGATGCTCTTCTCCCGATAATGGCTGCTGCGCATTTTGGTCTGGGGGATAAGAGTAAGTGGGGTTATTTGGGTAGCAGAAAAGCGGTCTATGACGAATGGAAGGGAGGAAAGAGCATCGCGCAGCTCGCAACTGCATTTGATCGAAAGAAGGGTCAAATAAACGATCTCATTCTTGAATACAAGCTCTACCTTGCAGCTCTCAAGTTCGACTGGACGCCGGCGGAAAAGCAAATCCTCACTGATCCTGCAGTCGAGTTTAACCCACCCGTCCGATTCCTCCAAGGCACCGGTCACAGATCGGCAATAGGGATAGAACTGGACCGTGTGAATCATGCGATTAATTTTGAAGACGAAGAAGCAAAGGCGAAGTTCAGGCATCTAGTGAAAAAGCTTGTAATTAGCTCTGAAAAAGGTTTTGGAGCTACTTCGTCTTATAAGGATGTGTTTTCTGACTATCCGGGTGCCAAACCGGAATCCGACGATACAGCTCAGAGCGGTGCTGACGGGTCTAATGGAAGTCCTGGCGCGGACGATAAGAGCCAATCGGAAAACAACCAAAAACCGGGTGACAAAAGTTCAGAAAAGCCAAAAGCACCAAAGCTGACAGCAGGTGCCCTTTTCAACTATCCCGTCACAGCGAATAATCTTCTACTAAAACAACTGATGAAAGAGTGTAAGGCAATCAATGCTAACAAGCTTCCAGCTTCCGCAACCGCATTATTGCGAAGCACTATTGAGGCGATATTGAAAACAATCATCGAGGATCAAGGGGCTAATCCAAAGAGAAATCTTCTAAGTCTCGAGACGGCTCTGGATATTTGCTTGGGTAATACTGTGCAGCTTGGTGTAGATGACCGAAAGATATTGAAGGAATTCAAGAAGAATCATCTCGACTATGTTAATCTGGGTGCCCACGCTACAGTGGTGCCAAATGCGTTGCGTTTAATGGCCGCTCGCGATTGTGTTGACCAGTTTGTAATGAGGAACATTTGAATGCTTACCTCTCCACTAAGGTATCCAGGTGGGAAGGCGAAACTTTTTCATTTCTTCACAGAGACGATTAAGTGTAATTCGTTGTTTTCAAAGACTTATTGTGAACCCTATGCAGGAGGCGCTGGGCTGGCGCTAAAACTGCTATCCTCAGGTTTCATCGACAGTGTCGCACTCAATGATATCGACGAAAGCATTTTTGCTTTTTGGCACTCGGTTCTTCGTCGTCCAGACGACTTTTGTGAATTAATCCAACGGACACCTATAACAATTGAAGAGTGGTATCGCCAAAAGTCAGTTTGGGAGTCGCGAGATCTCTCATGTCCATTGTCGCTTGGTTTTGCTGCGTTTTTTTTGAATCGTACGAACAGATCAGGAATAATTGAGGGTGCAGGTCCAATCGGTGGATATGAGCAAGCCGGGGCTTGGAAACTAGATGTAAGGTTGAATAAGGACCAGCAGATAAAAAATATCGAGAATTTAAAGTGTTTTAGTTATAAGATTGATGTAACAAATTCTGATGCTTTGAACTTCACAAAGAAGAAACTGGAATCTAAGGATACTTTTTTGTATTTAGATCCTCCATACTATGTAAAAGGTAGTAAATTATACAGGAATTTCTACAATCATCAGGATCATGAGAACATACATGATATGCTTCTTAATTCCCGAAACGGATTGTGGGTCGTTTCATATGATGACGTTCCGCAGATTCGTGAAATTTACGGAGAATTTAGCCCAGTTAGCTATTCACTGCACTACAGCGCAGGCAAGAAAACTACTGGTCGAGAGATCATATATTTCAGTGATAAACTAGTTCCGCCATTGGTGGAGGGTTTCGAGCCAACCCTAGCCGCATGAAACGCTTCCAAATCTGATCCCTGTCGCGAGGGGCTTCGTAGGCTCTCTGTTACAGCTGGGGATACAAAGGCGTCTTCCCTACTGCTCAGGTTTCTCAAGGCGCTGATCGTAATTTGTGACCTCTTGATGAAGCGATCTTGTACTTCGGCTGCCACCTTCAACTCCCTGCCGCTTTCGAAGTTTCATTCTGGAAAACTTGGCTAGAAAAGCTGAAACTGAATTTGATAGACAACTAAGGTTCGAGGACATAGCTTGGGAAGCCTTGGCAATGAAATCTACAAACTGTGTTCAGTGTTTGCAGTCATTGGACTGTAGCACCTTTTTGTGTTGCAGTTGCCTGATTTCCCAGCAACTATTCGTTGTTGTCAATACTCGGCACCCACGAATTGAGCAGTAAAAACATGTCAAATTTCTCCGGGACCATATTCTTATCTCATGCCAGCGCAGATAAGGCCTTTGTTGAAACAATTTACAAGAAACTTGATGCATCAAGTGCATTTTACGACATCAAAACGATAAACCCAGGTCAAGATTTTATTGACGCAATGAAATCAGGCGTGGGCTTAAGCAGCTTGTTTGTACTATTCCATTCCCCCAATACAAGAAACACTTGGGTCGAATTTGAGACAAAACTAGCCGAATTCCACAACGCATCTACTTATAACAGCAGAGTTCTAGTGTGCCCTATCGGTGGAGCAACCTATCACTCATTGCCCGATTGGTTGAAATCATTCATGACGACATCTGAAGCACACAGTGCGTCAGATATTGCGCGAACCATCATTTACTTGCAGCAAAACGCTGTTGACTCTTCTCTAAAACTGAAAACAAAAGTAGTTGGTCGGGAAGAGATACTCAACAAAGTACATCTCGCAACTATCCAAGCTATTCCCAAAACTGGCCACCCAATACAGCACATTGTCCTGTCGGGTATCGTTGGGATGGGAAGGACGACAATTGCCAAAGAAATTATCAAAAAGTCCTTCTCAAACATGCGGAGTGCAGGACCCATTTTTGATCTTCCCGACATGGCGGAGGCGGTAGATTTCTATATCGCATTGAAGCAAGACATTGATGGCTTGATGGACAAAGGCGAACTATCAAGACAAATTGAAGCATTCTCACCTCTCAGTCCAAATGAGCAAGCAGAGATAATCGCAAATCAAGTTGCTCACTGGTCTGAATTGAACCAACCTATTGTATTTAAAACACGTTGGGGTCTCAGAGATAGGAGCAGGCATCTAAAGCCGTGGCTTGACCACTTCTTCGAATTTACGAAAAAGCAATCGGGTCTCCGCACAGTTTTTGTTTCAAATCGCCGGCTGCCTGATGAAGAGATCGCATCTCGACCGAATGTCGAACAATTTCAGGTCGAAGAGCTTAGTGAGACGGATGTACAGATAATTCTGCATGAGCTTATCGAGTCAAGATACTACGATGCGCAGAAAGCCTCGGGTGTCTCATCTTTGATTAATGGGCATGCCGCAACCGCGCACTACACAGCTTTTCTGATTAATTCAGGCAGAAATACAGATCTATTAGTCGCTAATCCGGACCCAATAGTTGCGTTCCAAAGCAGAGCTCTTCGCAACATTTTCAGTGGGTCATTAGTAAGCGAAACGCAGCTTCAAGTACTCGCACTACTTGGGGTCTTCCCAAAGCTGTCTTTTAGAACACTTGAGAGTGTCTTGAAAGTAGATAAGAAAACACTCTCGCAAGAAGTTATGGAACTAATTGATTTCTCTTTGGTTCAAACAGTCGATGCAGAATTTTTTGGTTGTCCCGATATTGTTGGAACGCACTCTCGCCGTGACCTCCAATCAGTGAGTGCACCATTGTTAAGTAAAGTGAAAAGGCAAATTGAGGAAGACATCGAGGCAGGTGAAGCGGACTCTCAACTCATCACAGCTCTGTTGATTGCTACTGTCGAAGAGGCAGGTGAAATCCCAAATGAATTAATCGTACTGCTAACTAGCTCATCGCTCTTAGCCATCGTTGCTACTCAGTTTGACAGACTGAGATCTAATTTACAGAAAAATCGTGAAGGGTTTGAGGCAATATACAAAATGGCCAAGTTGGCTATGGAGATGCGTGTTTCGGACGACGCAGTCGAGCAAATTCTGTTTACAGGCGGGGATAGCGCGATACGCGCAGGAATCTACCCAGAAGACATAATTGCATACATGGAAAGCAATGCTTTACCTGCAGTTTACTACCTGAAAGGCAGTTACGCATTCCACGTAGAAAAGAACAATGAAAAGGCTATCCAAAACCTGAAAACTGCCCTTTCCTCTAAACATTTCAAACTCCGCAATACAAGGTTGTTGGTTCGAGCTTACATCAGAGAACGGAAGTTTTCTTATGCACTGGATGTACTAGGTGATTTAACAAGCCATCAGTTACAACGAGAAAGTGGCCTTCTCATTCTGAAAATCCGGGCACTAAGAGGGCTGCGGCTTTTTGATGAAGCTTCCGCGATTGAAGAGATGTTGGAATCCCGCAAAGATGAATACGGTGAAATACCTTTGTTCAATGCAGGAAAATTTCTTCGAGAAATGAGATTAACACTAGCTATGGAACAAGTGGCTGACGCGAAAAAGGCGCCTAAAGTAAACTTATTTAGCTGCCAGCTTATGGAATGCGCCATACGAATTGAAGATGGCGACCCTTCTCTTTTACCCGCAACCGTCGAGTATGCAAACTCAGTAAGCCGAGGCTACGACGCTCTACAACTACAAGCCAGACACGCAGTTGTCCAAGGTCGATGGGCGGACGCAGAAAAATTCTTGGCGAAGATTGAGCGCAAAGACTATTTCGATCTGCAAATTGAGAAACGCTGTCTAGAACAAAAAATGGCAGATGTAACTATCGTGAGAGATGCTGCAGCGTTGGATGAGTGCAAGAGAAGACTTGACGAAGTTGCAGTGCAAAGTGCTACCTCGCCTGAGGGCTTTCGAGACGCGTAAAACGCACTCTCAAACATACTCACAAAGGATAGGTTCTGAGACTAACTATTGACATGTCTCATAAAGATATTCTCGATTTATCTGAAGAGTTATGAGAATGGCGTTGGTAGGGTATGCACGAGTTTCCACTCTGGGCCAGTCATTGGATGTACAGAAGGAGAAGCTTGAGTGTATCGGCGTCGACAAGCTTTTCGAGGAGAAGCGTTCGGGTGTCGATGCGAACCGTCTTGCACTAAAGCAGTGCCTTGAGTACCTGCGTGAGGGCGACACCATGGTGAATTCGCGGATCGACCGGCTTGCACGTAGTGCTGAAGACCTCCTGAGGATTGTCAGGGAGCTTGAGGACAAGGGAGTGTCCATCAGAGTGCTCGATCAGTCAATCGACACTCGGGATGCAGCCGGGAAGGCCTTCCTCGGTATGTTGGCTGTGTTTGCGGAGTTCGAGAGCAACATCCGCAAGGAACGTCAGATGGACGGCATCGCCAAGGCTAAGGCCAAAGGGACAAAGTTTGGACGGAAGGCCGCGCTTACACCCGAGGTGATCGCTGACATCAGAGCGATGCGTGAGAAGGATGAGCGCACGGTGCCAGAGATTATGACCAAGACCGGGTTATCCAAAGCGACAGTCTATCGAGCGCTCGCAACACGGGAGGCCCACAGGGACTCATAGGGATCCCGTGGAGAGGTGTTTGGCTCATCAGGTCAATCGCCAAAGAGTCGTGCTCGCCGACGATGGTTAGCTCTTCTTTTGATGAGCGGAGAGACTATTTTTTTGTTGCTTCCACTGGGAAACGATGGTGCTGCCGGAGAGATTTGAACTCTCGACCTCTCCCTTACCAAGGGAGTGCTCTACCCCTGAGCTACGGCAGCGAGCGGGTGTTACCCGAGGCGCATCTGACGTCGAACCGGCTATTTTACAAGCTGTTTTTGAGACGTGTGCGCGGTGCCGATCAGCGTCGCCGACCGGAATGAGGGGGCTTGTGCCACAAGAGCCATTGGGACGCAAGCGGTGAATCGGTTTTTTTGGCATGCTTCCCCATGAACGGGACGTGGAATTTTCGTCGCATGATCGGGCACGATTTTAGCGGGCATTTCCCGGAAAAAAGGGGGCTGTGGATAGCGTGTCTCGGTTGCGGGAACCAGTGGCGCAGAAACGGCGGCGGTGCGCGTTTGCTAGTGTCAGGTTTCAGGGCCGGCATCGCGGCCGGCACCGGTTTCTTGCGCAACGAGGCACGACCGGCTTTTCAGCCGGGCACGTGCTTGGTAAAACGGCGAGACTTTCGACAAGGCCTACGGCGCGATGATGAGCGAAAAAGAACATAAAAGCCAGGAGCTTCGCAAGGATGACGAGTGCGCGGACAACAATCAGCGCAATGGCGGTCAAAAGGCATCGGCGCCGTCAAGGGAAGACCGGCTGGCCGAGGCCTTGAGGGCAAATCTGCGCCGCCGCAAGAGTGCTGCGAAGACCCGTCAGAAGGACTGAGAAAGCAGGGACAGGCTTCGCGGGCAAGCGCGGTGCCCTGAAATCGCCGTCTGAGTGGCATCGCCTTGCCTTGCATGGGTCACAACTTGTGTGTAGACCGCAAGTTTGATGTGCATTTCTTCGATGGGACGGCCGCAAGGACGCGGCCCCGGGTTTGGGGTTTACATATGGACAGTATCAAGGTCGTCGGCGGCGCCGAACTCAAGGGTGTCATTCCGATTTCGGGCGCTAAGAACGCGACTCTCCCGCTGATGATTGCCTCGCTGCTGACCGATGAGACCCTGACGCTCTCGAATGTCCCGCGCCTGCGCGACGTTGCGCAGCTGATGCAGATCCTGTCCAACCATGGCGTTGATTATTCCGTGAACGGCAAACGCAACGGTCAGGATCAGCTTGCCGGCCAGACGCTGAACCTCACCGCACGGGAAATTGTCGATACGACAGCGCCCTATGAGCTGGTGTCCAAGATGCGTGCCAGTTTCTGGGTCATCGGGCCTCTGGTCGCACGCATGCACGAAGCCCGCGTGTCTCTGCCAGGTGGCTGCGCCATCGGCACGCGTCCGGTCGATTTCTTCATCGACGGGCTTGCGGCGCTCGGCGCCGATATCGAAATCGAGGGCGGTTACGTTGTGGTCAGGGCTCCTGGTGGTCTGAAGGGCGCACGTGTCGAATTCCCGAAGGTGTCGGTCGGCGCAACACACACGATCATGATGGCAGCCACGCTTGCAGACGGTGAAACGGAGCTTGTCAACGCCGCGCGTGAACCCGAAGTGGTGGATCTTGCCCTTTGCCTCAAGGCCATGGGCGCCAGGATCGAAGGCGAGGGCACCTCGACCATCCGGATCCAGGGCGTGCCGCGGCTGCACGGTGCACACCATGCCGTTGTTCCGGACCGGATCGAGACCGGCACCTACGCGATGGCCGTTGCCATGACGGGCGGTGACGTCCTCTTGCAGGGCGGACGTTCGGACCTCCTGGAAACAGCGCTGGATACGCTCCGCCAGACAGGGGCGGATATCACCCAGACTGCCGAAGGACTGAAGGTTTACCGAAACGGCAATGGCATTCAGGCTGTGGATGTTTCTACAGAACCGTTTCCCGGTTTCCCGACCGATCTTCAGGCCCAGTTCATGGCGCTGATGACCAAGGCCAGCGGGACAAGCCGGATCACCGAGACGATTTTTGAAAACCGCTTCATGCACGTCCAGGAACTGGCCCGGCTCGGGGCGCAGATCCAGGTGGATGGCCGGACCGCGACAATCGAGGGCGTCCCGACACTGCGCGGCGCACCTGTCATGGCGACAGACCTCAGGGCGTCTGTTTCTCTGGTGATTGCCGGCCTGGTTGCCGAGGGCGAGACGACGGTCAACAGGGTCTATCACCTCGACCGCGGGTTCGAACGGCTGGAAGACAAGCTGACACGCTGCGGCGCGAATATCGAACGCATTTCAAGCTAAGACGGTCTGGCAGTGCTTGTGTCTTTTTGAGTGGGCGCAGACGAGGGTGATGAAGTGCCCAGCCTCGGCTGAATGCTACCAGCGTTTACAGCGATTGCCGCTTGATCACCCGGCCCCTTGAGACAAAGGACGGGCCCGGGCCGCCGCTGCCGCTGGTCATGATCGCTTCCGCGATCGGGCTCAGGACCGGTGCATTTGCTGTCCAGACCACGATAAAATTGGCTCCGACGCCGCCGGTTGTGTCGTTGATTGGAATAAGAACGGTTTTGGATTGCAACGGGGCGAGTTCCAGCGGACTTTCCAGAAGGCTGCGCAGAAGTGTTCCGTTCTCGTCGTGATAGTCGACCTGTGTGAGTGTGAGCGGCGCCTCCGGATCGACATTGTGAACGGCGAGCGTTGCGGCAAGCAGATCAGAGCGGTTGGGATGCGAAAAGATCCGTGAATAGGCCGGAACGTAGATTGTCTCACCCAATCCTTTCTGAATAGCATCCTGTGCAAAGGCGGATGGTGCCAGAAGCGCACACACGAGCAGGAAAAGACCGGATGGTTTCAGAAGCATGATCATCTCGCATAAGGTGACATGTTGAACTACGGGCACTGTCCTAAATACACTGCGGTATTGCAAGGACATGTCCACGGCATGTCCGGGCCGTTGGGAACGCTGACCAGGGAAACACGCAATGCGGGCACATATGATCCGCTTTCTCATCCAGGCATCATTCGCCATTGCCGGTATTCTCGCAGTCGCTTTTGTCGCTGCACCTTTCGGGCCGACCTTGGCGTTTTTCCTTCTCGTTTTCGGACTTTGGATGGGCCGCCGCGTGTTTCTGCGGCTGGAGAGCCGGGACCGTTTTTGATCGGGCCGGTACAGCGCGGTGGCGATCTTGGGGGGGGGGAGAGTGCTGGATCCAGTCCCGTCAGATTGGCCGTGCCGGACAGTAATTAAGTGGTAATATTCCGTTTCTTGTAAATAATACTGACTGCTCTTGAAATTAACTACAATTCGTTAAATCAAAACTACAAGAAGTCATGTAAGGGATGCTACCTATTTGGCTTTTGAATGGTTAAATCGTGGAATTTGTTTAGTTTTTGTTATGTCTTTGCCGGAAATTTGGACCCACTTTAAACCTGTAATTGTTGGGTGAGACAAATGTCCTTGAAAAACATCGCTGTGATCCTCGTCGGGGCGGTCTTTCTGCTAAGTGCGTTGCTGGTTGGGATCCTGTTCACAGGGTCAACGCAGCTGAAGCAGATTGAACAGGCGTGGATTACGTCGACGGAGCAAAATTCAAGGCGTGCGCGGGGGCTTGAACTTGCCGTCGTGAAGCTTGGCTACGGCGGGGTTATCCACCACTTCAAGAACTATGTCCTGCGGGGAGACGATCAACGGGTCGCCAAGATCCGGATCGCAGTCGGCGGCGCTAAGCTGGCACTCGACGTCATTCGCGAGACCAGTCTTTCGCCGCGCGAAATCACTGCGCTCAGCGATCTCGAGCGTGTGATCGACCAGTATAGTGACGCGACCGAGCAGGCCGTGGCTCTTCACAGGTCCGGGCTGACGCCGGAAGAGATAGACAAGCAGGTGAAGATCGACGACGGCCCGGCTCTCGCCGCCATTGATGTGCTCTTCACGGCGCTGCGCGAAAACAGGACGGGCGATGATGCGGCGACCAGCCTCGTCGCCCTGCGCGATCATCTCGGCTACGGCGGCATGATCCATCAGTTCAAGAATTATGTCCTGCGAAAGGACCACGCCAGGCAGGAAAAGATCTTCAGCGCAGCGGATGCCTCAAGAGAAGCGATTGCCTCGTTTCGAAAGCAGCCTCTGTCAGGTGAGCAGATGGCCGCGCTGAACGACATTGAAGACATGATAGACAGCTACACCGAGGCAACCAAAACCGTCGAGCGTCTCGCAAGTGAAGGAAAGAGCGCAACCGAAATCGACAAGATCGTCAAGATCAGCGACGGTCCTGCGTTGGCCGGTCTGCAACATATGCTAACCAGTTTCGGTGAAGCGGCTTACGCCAGCCAGCGCCAGATTTTGGACGACGTAGGGGAACTGGCTGACCAGGGACCTGTCTTCGGCGCCACCATGTTCGTCCTGCTGGTCCTGATCGGCTCTGCTGTGGCGTATGTGGTTTTCTTCCGGATCTTGAGACCGCTTTCCAGGCTTACGGACGTGATGACCGATCTGGCGGCCGGAAACGAGGAAGTTGATGTTCCGTTCCGCGAGCGCACCGATGAATTGGGCTCGGTTGCCAGGGCCGTGGATATTTTCAAGTCCAACCTGATCGACAATCGCGCCCTTGAGGAACAGAACCTGGCGTCTGAACGCGAGAACCGGCAGCAGCGGGAAGAAGACCTGAAACGCGTCGTCGAGGATTTTGAAAAAAGCGTCGTCGGTATCGTTGATAATGTTCTTTCAGAAGCGCAGAACCTGAAAACCAATGCATCCGACATGAAGGTGCTGGCTCAGGAGACCAATGGTCAGGCGGACGGCGTAAAGCAGTCGGCGGGCAACGCCAACACCAATGTGCAGACCGTTGCCGCAGCGGTCGAAGAACTGTCCTCCAGCATTGCCGATGTTGCCGAGCAGATTGCCGGAACATCCGACCTGACCCAGGCAACCGTCAACGAAGCGGGCAAGGCAGCCGAATCGGCGCGAGAACTCAGCGACGTTGTCTCCAAGGTTGCTGAAGTCACAAGCCTCATTCAGGCAATCGCCGAACAGACCAACCTGCTGGCGCTCAACGCGACGATTGAAGCCGCACGAGCGGGAGACGCCGGGCGCGGTTTCGCGGTTGTTGCTTCGGAAGTCAAGCAGCTTGCCGAGCAGACGTCGCGCGCCACGGAGGAAATCAACACGCAGATCGAAAGCATCCAGAACGCCTCCAAAGTGTCCGTCGATGCGGTCGAGAAAATGACGGCACAGGTGCAGGAGATCAGTGACAATGCGTCGGCGATTGCGGCTGCGGCATCGCAGCAGCGGATCGCGACGCAGGAAATCGCCGAAAACGCGACGATGGCGTCATCCGCCACGCAGGATGTCAGCGGCAGCGCCGAGGCGGTCAGCAACGCAAGCACGAAGACAGATGAAACCAGTGCGCAGGTCATGCTGGTCGCGAACAATCTGAACGATCGTGCCGGCGTCTTGCAAAAGGAAATCGATGCTTTCATGGGCAGGCTGCGCGCCGGCTGAGGCACAACGCTGCTTGCAAGCAAGAAACCGCTTACAGCCCCACAGCCGCCCGCGAGGGCGGCTGTTTCCATTCGCGCGTTGCAAATTGGTTCAATCCGCATTAGGTCAACATTCTCGAGGCCCCTAAAGGCCCCGTTCCCTGCTGCCTGTCAGAAAATGAAAACACGGATCAGAATTTGACCGCTATGGATCAGCTGAAACTTGCCGCCCTTGACCAGGAAGATCTCCAGGTATTGTCTGCACATCTTCAAGATGCCGTGATGACGGTCGCCGACATTCGATACTTGCCGAAAGAGCAAAAGGCAGTGTTCGTGGTCAACCGCTTCGTCTGGGACAAGGAGGCGGACAAACGCACCAAAGAGCATGAGCGCCGCAGGTCCGCACTTGCTATTGGCCGGGTGTTGAACATGAAGGCACAGGGCATTCGCCAAAATGCAAAGGGAATGGTGCTGGAGCTTCTGGCTGTCACATTCGAGGCGGGCGAGGAACCCTCCGGGACAATTCAGCTTGCCTTTGCGGGTGGCGCAAGTGTTGCGCTGACAGTGGAATGCATCGAGGCGCAACTCGCGGACCTCGGAGCTGCATGGGCGACCCCGAACCTGCCACAACACGATCTCAGCTGACGAGCGACTTGAGAATTCTTCAGGTGCATCGCACCGAACACGATGGAGACGCGCGTGGTTTTGCGCCTGAACAGCACCGGCAAAGGGTTTGAAGCTCAGTTCGAAGAACTCCTGGCATCCAAGCGGGAAGTGTCGGAAGACGTTGACCAGGTTGTCCGCGACATCATCGACAATGTGCGCCTGAAGGGCGATGAAGCGGTTCTGGAATATACGTCCAGATTTGATCGCCTTGATGCGGCAAGCATGGCGGAGCTGTCTGTAACGGAGGCGGAGATTGATACCGCGCTCAACTCCGTGCCGGCCGATACTCTGGAGGCTCTGAAGCTCGCCCATGACCGCATTGCTGCGCACCACCGGCGTCAGAAGCCTCAAAACGACCGCTATACCGACGAGATTGGTGTGGAACTCGGGTCTCTGTGGACCGCGGTTGAAGCCGTTGGCGTTTATGTGCCGGGTGGACTTGCGAGCTATCCGAGCTCCGTTCTCATGAATGTGGTGCCGGCCAAGGTCGCCGGTGTTGAGCGTATTGTCATGGTCGTTCCGAGCCCGGACGGCGTCCTCAACCCTTTGGTGCTCGCAGCGGCCAAGGTCGCTGGTGTGACCGAAATCTACCGGATCGGCGGAGCACAGGCGGTCGCTGCGCTTGCCTACGGGACCGAGACAATTGCGCCGGTGGCCAAAATTGTCGGTCCGGGCAATGCCTATGTCGCAGCTGCAAAGCGCCGCGTTTTCGGCACGGTCGGTATCGACATGATTGCCGGACCCTCCGAAGTCCTTGTCATTGCCGATGGAGACAACAACGCGGACTGGGTTGCCGCCGATCTACTGGCCCAGGCTGAGCACGATACGGCGGCACAGTCCTTGTTGATCACCGACAGTGAGGATCTTGCCGACCAGGTGGAAATCGCCGTCGAAAGTCAACTCAAAACCCTTCCAAGAGAAGATGTCGCAAGGGCAAGCTGGCAGGATTTTGGGGCTATCATCCTGGTGGACGATCTGGATGCGGCCATGCCGCTGGCAAACCGAATCGCACCGGAGCACCTTGAACTGGCCGTCGCCGACCCTGAAGCCCTCTTGACGAAGGTTCGAAACGCCGGCGCCGTATTCCTTGGTCACT from the Roseibium sp. HPY-6 genome contains:
- a CDS encoding DNA adenine methylase, yielding MLTSPLRYPGGKAKLFHFFTETIKCNSLFSKTYCEPYAGGAGLALKLLSSGFIDSVALNDIDESIFAFWHSVLRRPDDFCELIQRTPITIEEWYRQKSVWESRDLSCPLSLGFAAFFLNRTNRSGIIEGAGPIGGYEQAGAWKLDVRLNKDQQIKNIENLKCFSYKIDVTNSDALNFTKKKLESKDTFLYLDPPYYVKGSKLYRNFYNHQDHENIHDMLLNSRNGLWVVSYDDVPQIREIYGEFSPVSYSLHYSAGKKTTGREIIYFSDKLVPPLVEGFEPTLAA
- a CDS encoding toll/interleukin-1 receptor domain-containing protein, producing the protein MSNFSGTIFLSHASADKAFVETIYKKLDASSAFYDIKTINPGQDFIDAMKSGVGLSSLFVLFHSPNTRNTWVEFETKLAEFHNASTYNSRVLVCPIGGATYHSLPDWLKSFMTTSEAHSASDIARTIIYLQQNAVDSSLKLKTKVVGREEILNKVHLATIQAIPKTGHPIQHIVLSGIVGMGRTTIAKEIIKKSFSNMRSAGPIFDLPDMAEAVDFYIALKQDIDGLMDKGELSRQIEAFSPLSPNEQAEIIANQVAHWSELNQPIVFKTRWGLRDRSRHLKPWLDHFFEFTKKQSGLRTVFVSNRRLPDEEIASRPNVEQFQVEELSETDVQIILHELIESRYYDAQKASGVSSLINGHAATAHYTAFLINSGRNTDLLVANPDPIVAFQSRALRNIFSGSLVSETQLQVLALLGVFPKLSFRTLESVLKVDKKTLSQEVMELIDFSLVQTVDAEFFGCPDIVGTHSRRDLQSVSAPLLSKVKRQIEEDIEAGEADSQLITALLIATVEEAGEIPNELIVLLTSSSLLAIVATQFDRLRSNLQKNREGFEAIYKMAKLAMEMRVSDDAVEQILFTGGDSAIRAGIYPEDIIAYMESNALPAVYYLKGSYAFHVEKNNEKAIQNLKTALSSKHFKLRNTRLLVRAYIRERKFSYALDVLGDLTSHQLQRESGLLILKIRALRGLRLFDEASAIEEMLESRKDEYGEIPLFNAGKFLREMRLTLAMEQVADAKKAPKVNLFSCQLMECAIRIEDGDPSLLPATVEYANSVSRGYDALQLQARHAVVQGRWADAEKFLAKIERKDYFDLQIEKRCLEQKMADVTIVRDAAALDECKRRLDEVAVQSATSPEGFRDA
- a CDS encoding recombinase family protein; its protein translation is MALVGYARVSTLGQSLDVQKEKLECIGVDKLFEEKRSGVDANRLALKQCLEYLREGDTMVNSRIDRLARSAEDLLRIVRELEDKGVSIRVLDQSIDTRDAAGKAFLGMLAVFAEFESNIRKERQMDGIAKAKAKGTKFGRKAALTPEVIADIRAMREKDERTVPEIMTKTGLSKATVYRALATREAHRDS
- the murA gene encoding UDP-N-acetylglucosamine 1-carboxyvinyltransferase → MDSIKVVGGAELKGVIPISGAKNATLPLMIASLLTDETLTLSNVPRLRDVAQLMQILSNHGVDYSVNGKRNGQDQLAGQTLNLTAREIVDTTAPYELVSKMRASFWVIGPLVARMHEARVSLPGGCAIGTRPVDFFIDGLAALGADIEIEGGYVVVRAPGGLKGARVEFPKVSVGATHTIMMAATLADGETELVNAAREPEVVDLALCLKAMGARIEGEGTSTIRIQGVPRLHGAHHAVVPDRIETGTYAMAVAMTGGDVLLQGGRSDLLETALDTLRQTGADITQTAEGLKVYRNGNGIQAVDVSTEPFPGFPTDLQAQFMALMTKASGTSRITETIFENRFMHVQELARLGAQIQVDGRTATIEGVPTLRGAPVMATDLRASVSLVIAGLVAEGETTVNRVYHLDRGFERLEDKLTRCGANIERISS
- a CDS encoding DUF3124 domain-containing protein, whose translation is MLLKPSGLFLLVCALLAPSAFAQDAIQKGLGETIYVPAYSRIFSHPNRSDLLAATLAVHNVDPEAPLTLTQVDYHDENGTLLRSLLESPLELAPLQSKTVLIPINDTTGGVGANFIVVWTANAPVLSPIAEAIMTSGSGGPGPSFVSRGRVIKRQSL